One segment of Trichlorobacter ammonificans DNA contains the following:
- a CDS encoding type II secretion system protein: MTTDGCRLLRSTDGFTYLTALFMVMVMGVLSAAAGQGWQQRMQREREEELLFRGSQLQDALTRWHYPRGSAHVATPLADLRHLLRDPRTPATVRHLRRLYPDPITGSDWELIRDPVRGIIGVASTSGLQPFKVDNFPESLREFTNKQSYRDWRFVARPPVAASTGAETAPQPIGTSPRSGPQ; this comes from the coding sequence ATGACCACCGACGGCTGCCGGCTGCTGCGCTCGACCGACGGTTTCACCTACCTGACGGCCCTGTTCATGGTGATGGTGATGGGAGTCCTGTCGGCTGCGGCGGGGCAGGGATGGCAGCAGCGGATGCAGCGTGAGCGGGAGGAGGAGTTGCTCTTCCGGGGAAGCCAGCTGCAGGATGCCCTGACCCGTTGGCATTACCCCAGGGGGAGCGCCCATGTCGCCACGCCGCTCGCCGATCTCCGACACCTGCTGCGGGACCCGCGCACCCCCGCCACGGTGCGTCACCTGCGCCGGCTCTACCCGGACCCGATAACCGGGAGCGACTGGGAGCTGATCCGCGACCCGGTTCGGGGCATCATCGGTGTCGCCAGTACCAGCGGGCTTCAGCCGTTCAAGGTGGACAACTTTCCGGAGTCGTTGCGGGAGTTCACCAACAAGCAGTCGTATCGTGACTGGCGGTTCGTTGCCCGTCCCCCGGTTGCCGCATCGACCGGAGCGGAGACGGCTCCCCAGCCGATCGGCACCAGTCCCCGGTCCGGTCCGCAGTAA
- a CDS encoding prepilin-type N-terminal cleavage/methylation domain-containing protein yields MGRRLGTQRGVTLVELVVTVSILALLASVVLPLSWMTGQRVRELELRRNLRIIRTAIDDYKKAYDKAVEERKIIAAAAKSGYPKDLETLVTGDDFGGAYRVRQRFLRRIPPDPMNPPRGNDPPAWGLRSYSDSPDAGTWGREDVFDVYSLSNGVSIDGTRYRDW; encoded by the coding sequence CACAACGGGGGGTAACCCTGGTGGAGCTGGTGGTGACGGTCAGCATCCTGGCCCTGCTCGCTTCGGTGGTACTGCCACTCTCCTGGATGACCGGCCAGCGGGTGCGCGAACTGGAACTGCGTCGCAATCTGCGTATCATCCGTACCGCCATCGACGACTACAAAAAGGCGTACGACAAGGCGGTGGAGGAGCGCAAGATCATTGCTGCGGCAGCTAAAAGCGGCTACCCGAAGGATCTGGAAACCTTGGTGACCGGCGATGATTTCGGCGGGGCCTACCGGGTCCGGCAGCGCTTCCTGCGCCGGATTCCGCCGGATCCGATGAATCCCCCGCGGGGAAACGACCCGCCGGCCTGGGGACTGCGCTCCTACAGCGACAGTCCCGATGCCGGCACCTGGGGGCGTGAGGATGTTTTCGACGTCTATTCACTGAGCAACGGCGTGTCCATCGACGGCACCCGCTACCGGGACTGGTGA
- a CDS encoding type IV pilin protein, producing the protein MNADGRIAGAGGFTLIELMIVISIIGILAAIAVPSYQTGLIRAREAVLREDLYSMRSAIDQFAADQGRYPMSLAELVEQRYLRELPIDPFTRSRETWVIVAPQPLPSPAANDGGSGGRTPLLGNVYDLHSGSNLVGTNNVPYNEW; encoded by the coding sequence GTGAATGCTGACGGGCGGATAGCTGGTGCGGGCGGCTTCACCCTGATTGAGCTGATGATCGTCATTTCCATCATCGGCATTCTGGCCGCCATTGCAGTGCCCAGCTACCAGACCGGCCTGATCAGGGCTCGCGAGGCAGTGCTGCGGGAAGATCTGTACAGCATGCGCTCGGCCATCGATCAGTTTGCAGCAGATCAGGGGCGTTATCCGATGAGCCTGGCGGAACTGGTTGAGCAGCGCTATCTGCGGGAACTGCCGATCGATCCCTTTACCCGCTCCCGGGAGACCTGGGTCATTGTGGCTCCTCAGCCATTGCCGTCTCCGGCTGCCAACGATGGTGGGAGTGGGGGGCGGACCCCGCTCTTGGGTAACGTCTACGATCTGCACAGCGGTTCGAATCTGGTCGGGACCAACAACGTCCCGTACAACGAGTGGTAG